In Triticum aestivum cultivar Chinese Spring chromosome 5B, IWGSC CS RefSeq v2.1, whole genome shotgun sequence, the following proteins share a genomic window:
- the LOC123117784 gene encoding uncharacterized protein has product MELRSGRRLTSLPPRNKSSPSNIDIGQDEDMISTLPDHLLLGILERLHLREALRVGAASTRWRHLPHQLSHLELGVDQFHGATPVEVMDAFTVAARRLLSVRPPPCPACSRAIKTLVLRFYMSDPLQLNSIGGGVEDVVSRGETEWLEFYILPPASSTDDTTQLLAEMGQAERFMSFSRACPIAFRWLTRLTLQNIAFGDDDVAGFIKACDKLKHLILISCRLVDHHSAFKIDTPCSGLQELQFIDFACTCIELISVPKLREIWCWSWPCESPPVHFGHVPQLLEVNLGSRAGVWQAPFALSECLSATNLSRLYLNFGCEMIWIQLEHPKHLTTIFRNLTEVYLYCIFPECDLNWTMFLVEAAPTLLNFTLLRNQHPCVKPSEYSSQKTNMLWEPSKDWKHLNLKLLVMAGFEDEDKVTNYLKLFMERAVGLKRIDLRGKHPCDECNAMDLELESTRSLVDKASRYRIKERLTHEFSLSVKITIC; this is encoded by the exons ATGGAGTTGCGATCGGGCCGCCGCCTCACCTCTCTGCCGCCGCGCAACAAGTCATCGCCGTCCAACATCGATATCGGCCAGGATGAGGACATGATCAGCACGCTtcccgaccacctcctcctcggaaTCCTCGAACGCCTCCACCTGCGTGAGGCACTCCGTGTTGGCGCCGCCTCCACGCGCTGGCGCCACCTCCCTCACCAGCTCTCGCACCTAGAGCTCGGGGTCGACCAGTTCCATGGCGCCACGCCGGTCGAGGTCATGGACGCGTTCACGGTCGCGGCACGGAGGTTGCTCTCCGTGCGTCCTCCTCCGTGCCCCGCGTGCAGTCGTGCTATCAAGACCCTCGTCCTACGCTTCTACATGTCGGACCCTCTCCAACTGAACTCGATCGGCGGCGGCGTTGAGGACGTCGTCAGCCGCGGCGAGACCGAATGGCTCGAGTTTTATATATTACCGCCGGCCTCGAGCACCGACGACACCACTCAGCTGCTCGCCGAGATGGGGCAGGCGGAGCGGTTCATGTCCTTCTCCCGTGCCTGCCCCATCGCCTTCCGGTGGCTCACCAGGCTAACCCTCCAGAACATAGCGTTTGGAGACGATGACGTCGCGGGCTTCATTAAAGCTTGTGATAAGCTCAAGCACCTCATCCTGATATCTTGCAGACTGGTTGATCATCACTCCGCATTCAAGATCGACACACCGTGCTCCGGGCTCCAGGAGCTTCAGTTCATTGACTTTGCTTGCACATGTATCGAGCTCATCTCCGTCCCCAAGCTAAGAGAAATATGGTGCTGGTCTTGGCCCTGCGAGAGCCCTCCGGTGCACTTCGGCCACGTTCCCCAACTTCTTGAAGTGAACCTCGGTTCACGTGCTGGGGTGTGGCAGGCGCCATTTGCGCTAAGCGAGTGCTTGAGTGCCACGAATCTGTCGAGATTGTATCTCAATTTTGGTTGCGAAATG ATTTGGATTCAACTAGAACATCCTAAGCACCTCACTACAATATTCAGAAACCTGACCGAGGTGTATCTTTACTGTATCTTTCCTGAGTGCGATCTGAACTGGACCATGTTTCTCGTCGAAGCTGCACCTACCCTACTGAATTTTACA TTGCTTCGAAATCAACATCCATGTGTCAAACCGTCTGAGTATAGTTCCCAGAAGACCAACATGTTGTGGGAACCATCCAAGGATTGGAAGCACTTGAACTTGAAGTTACTGGTGATGGCAGGGTTCGAGGACGAAGACAAGGTGACAAACTATCTAAAGCTATTCATGGAACGAGCCGTGGGCTTGAAGAGAATCGACCTGCGTGGTAAACACCCTTGTGATGAGTGCAATGCCATGGACCTTGAACTTGAGTCCACAAGATCCCTTGTTGACAAAGCTAGCAGGTATCGGATTAAGGAGCGACTCACACATGAATTCTCCTTGTCTGTCAAGATAACAATATGTTGA